Proteins co-encoded in one Papaver somniferum cultivar HN1 chromosome 5, ASM357369v1, whole genome shotgun sequence genomic window:
- the LOC113277351 gene encoding uncharacterized protein LOC113277351 isoform X3 produces the protein MPELGCMSVKRQLIFEGVRESKYIAQMDNERMKGNVMSVELALQRELEYQKRIENLQKPSDCNSKEHLLPGQGVPSKVALEETRKKFSLQYEACSQGVLLDPEFNKQKFEHGSPLKETTIREVTHLQFQEPSTPIQGSLPLAGMKRKTPENFTCSSPQPQQESCTLLNSVPQTVNLLCKVCQVPCSGAANFKQHCAGRKHKNKVEELKHLKNSEDEKELGPVWCHICLVSCMDRSAYKQHVAGKKPAACQTAFNNAIRGQGIETGNRNGKW, from the exons ATGCCTGAACTAG GTTGTATGTCTGTCAAGAGACAGCTTATATTTGAGGGAGTTAGAGAAAGCAAATATATAGCTCAAATGGATAATGAGAGGATGAAAGGTAATGTCATGTCTGTGGAGCTTGCACTTCAAAGAGAATTGGAGTATCAGAAGAGAATCGAAAATTTGCAGAAGCCTTCTGACTGTAATTCTAAAGAACACCTTCTGCCTGGCCAG GGGGTACCTTCTAAAGTTGCACTTGAAGAAACTCGAAAAAAATTCTCTTTGCAGTATGAAGCATGTTCTCAAG GTGTGTTGTTAGACCCTGAATTCAACAAACAAAAATTTGAACATGGGAGTCCTCTTAAAGAGACAACAATCAGGGAAGTGACCCATCTGCAGTTTCAGGAACCATCTACACCAATCCAG GGATCATTACCTTTGGCGGGAATGAAGCGAAAAACTCCTGAAAACTTCACATGTTCATCACCACAACCACAACAAGAGTCTTGCACACTTTTAAACTCTGTACCACAAACAGTCAATTTATTGTGCAAGGTATGCCAAGTCCCTTGTTCAGGTGCAGCCAATTTCAAGCAACACTGTGCAGGgagaaaacacaaaaacaaagtagaAGAGTTGAAGCACTTGAAGAACAGTGAAGATGAGAAAGAACTAGGGCCAGTATGGTGTCATATATGCTTGGTCTCATGCATGGATAGGTCAGCTTACAAACAACATGTTGCTGGAAAAAAACCTGCTGCTTGTCAAACTGCCTTTAATAATGCAATTAGAGGCCAAGGAATTGAAACGGGAAACCGAAATGGCAAATGGTAA
- the LOC113277351 gene encoding uncharacterized protein LOC113277351 isoform X2, translating into MLFLNNHLFKLFCSLGCMSVKRQLIFEGVRESKYIAQMDNERMKGNVMSVELALQRELEYQKRIENLQKPSDCNSKEHLLPGQGVPSKVALEETRKKFSLQYEACSQDPEFNKQKFEHGSPLKETTIREVTHLQFQEPSTPIQGSLPLAGMKRKTPENFTCSSPQPQQESCTLLNSVPQTVNLLCKVCQVPCSGAANFKQHCAGRKHKNKVEELKHLKNSEDEKELGPVWCHICLVSCMDRSAYKQHVAGKKPAACQTAFNNAIRGQGIETGNRNGKW; encoded by the exons ATGTTATTTCTAAATAACCATTTGTTCAAACTGTTTTGCTCGTTAGGTTGTATGTCTGTCAAGAGACAGCTTATATTTGAGGGAGTTAGAGAAAGCAAATATATAGCTCAAATGGATAATGAGAGGATGAAAGGTAATGTCATGTCTGTGGAGCTTGCACTTCAAAGAGAATTGGAGTATCAGAAGAGAATCGAAAATTTGCAGAAGCCTTCTGACTGTAATTCTAAAGAACACCTTCTGCCTGGCCAG GGGGTACCTTCTAAAGTTGCACTTGAAGAAACTCGAAAAAAATTCTCTTTGCAGTATGAAGCATGTTCTCAAG ACCCTGAATTCAACAAACAAAAATTTGAACATGGGAGTCCTCTTAAAGAGACAACAATCAGGGAAGTGACCCATCTGCAGTTTCAGGAACCATCTACACCAATCCAG GGATCATTACCTTTGGCGGGAATGAAGCGAAAAACTCCTGAAAACTTCACATGTTCATCACCACAACCACAACAAGAGTCTTGCACACTTTTAAACTCTGTACCACAAACAGTCAATTTATTGTGCAAGGTATGCCAAGTCCCTTGTTCAGGTGCAGCCAATTTCAAGCAACACTGTGCAGGgagaaaacacaaaaacaaagtagaAGAGTTGAAGCACTTGAAGAACAGTGAAGATGAGAAAGAACTAGGGCCAGTATGGTGTCATATATGCTTGGTCTCATGCATGGATAGGTCAGCTTACAAACAACATGTTGCTGGAAAAAAACCTGCTGCTTGTCAAACTGCCTTTAATAATGCAATTAGAGGCCAAGGAATTGAAACGGGAAACCGAAATGGCAAATGGTAA
- the LOC113277351 gene encoding uncharacterized protein LOC113277351 isoform X1 → MLFLNNHLFKLFCSLGCMSVKRQLIFEGVRESKYIAQMDNERMKGNVMSVELALQRELEYQKRIENLQKPSDCNSKEHLLPGQGVPSKVALEETRKKFSLQYEACSQGVLLDPEFNKQKFEHGSPLKETTIREVTHLQFQEPSTPIQGSLPLAGMKRKTPENFTCSSPQPQQESCTLLNSVPQTVNLLCKVCQVPCSGAANFKQHCAGRKHKNKVEELKHLKNSEDEKELGPVWCHICLVSCMDRSAYKQHVAGKKPAACQTAFNNAIRGQGIETGNRNGKW, encoded by the exons ATGTTATTTCTAAATAACCATTTGTTCAAACTGTTTTGCTCGTTAGGTTGTATGTCTGTCAAGAGACAGCTTATATTTGAGGGAGTTAGAGAAAGCAAATATATAGCTCAAATGGATAATGAGAGGATGAAAGGTAATGTCATGTCTGTGGAGCTTGCACTTCAAAGAGAATTGGAGTATCAGAAGAGAATCGAAAATTTGCAGAAGCCTTCTGACTGTAATTCTAAAGAACACCTTCTGCCTGGCCAG GGGGTACCTTCTAAAGTTGCACTTGAAGAAACTCGAAAAAAATTCTCTTTGCAGTATGAAGCATGTTCTCAAG GTGTGTTGTTAGACCCTGAATTCAACAAACAAAAATTTGAACATGGGAGTCCTCTTAAAGAGACAACAATCAGGGAAGTGACCCATCTGCAGTTTCAGGAACCATCTACACCAATCCAG GGATCATTACCTTTGGCGGGAATGAAGCGAAAAACTCCTGAAAACTTCACATGTTCATCACCACAACCACAACAAGAGTCTTGCACACTTTTAAACTCTGTACCACAAACAGTCAATTTATTGTGCAAGGTATGCCAAGTCCCTTGTTCAGGTGCAGCCAATTTCAAGCAACACTGTGCAGGgagaaaacacaaaaacaaagtagaAGAGTTGAAGCACTTGAAGAACAGTGAAGATGAGAAAGAACTAGGGCCAGTATGGTGTCATATATGCTTGGTCTCATGCATGGATAGGTCAGCTTACAAACAACATGTTGCTGGAAAAAAACCTGCTGCTTGTCAAACTGCCTTTAATAATGCAATTAGAGGCCAAGGAATTGAAACGGGAAACCGAAATGGCAAATGGTAA
- the LOC113281233 gene encoding potassium transporter 4-like, with amino-acid sequence MESEAGPCSPRGPPPQLSWRNLSRNLLLAYQSFGVVYGDLSTSPLYVYTSTFVGKLQDHRNEDTIFGAFSLIFWTLTLIPLLKYIFILLSADDNGEGGVFALYSLLCRHARLSLLPNQQAADEELTAYKYGPSAQIASSPMKRFFEKHKRLRTALLIVVLCGACMVIGDGVLTPAISVLSSVSGLQVTDKKFPNEAVILLACIILVGLFALQHCGTHKVAFLFAPIVVIWLISIFGIGLYNTIYWNPKIVFALSPHYIIKFFRETGKDGWIALGGILLSITGTEAMFADLGHFTALSIRLAFALVVYPCLVVQYMGQAAFLSKNPSSIPTSFYDSIPKTLFWPVFVIATLAAIVGSQAVITATFSIIKQCNALGCFPRVKIVHTSKHMFGQIYIPEINWILMIICLAVTIGFRDTTMIGNAYGIACITVMFVSTCLTTLVIIFVWQKSIFFAAAFLLLFGSIEGVYLSSSFTKVPQGGWLPLVLSFIFMGIMYIWHYGTRKKYNFDLHNKVSLKWLLALGPSLGIVRVPGIGLIYSELATGVPAIFSHFVTNLPAFHKVLVFVCVKSVPVPYVSAEERFLIGRVCPRPYRMYRCIVRYGYKDIQRDNGDFENQLIQSIAEFIQMEADESQFSSSESPSLDGRMAVISTRPVQSTSSLIVSEQMNFEISESIQSSKSSTLQSLRSAYEEENPSIRRRVRFQLPQSPGMDPSVREELTDLIQAKEAGVAYIMGHSYVKARRSSSFLKKAVIDIGYSFLRKNCRGPSVALNIPHISLIEVGMIYYV; translated from the exons ATGGAATCAGAAGCTGGTCCTTGTAGTCCTCGAGGTCCTCCTCCTCAG TTATCATGGAGGAACCTATCAAGAAATTTACTGTTGGCGTACCAGAGCTTTGGTGTAGTTTATGGAGATTTGAGTACTTCCCCTCTCTACGTTTATACAAGCACTTTTGTCGGGAAGCTACAGGATCATCGCAATGAAGATACAATATTTGGCGCATTCTCTTTGATCTTCTGGACCCTTACGTTGATCCCTTTGCTCAAGTACATATTCATCTTATTAAGTGCGGATGATAATGGTGAAG GTGGAGTGTTTGCTCTTTACTCACTTCTCTGCAGGCATGCTAGGCTTAGTCTACTTCCCAATCAACAAGCAGCTGATGAGGAGTTGACGGCATACAAATATGGGCCATCAGCACAGATAGCATCTTCTCCAATGAAAAGGTTCTTTGAAAAGCACAAAAGACTTAGAACAGCTCTATTGATTGTGGTATTATGCGGTGCTTGTATGGTTATAGGCGATGGCGTGCTTACTCCAGCAATTTCAG TTCTATCATCTGTTTCCGGACTACAGGTTACAGACAAGAAATTCCCAAATG AGGCTGTCATTTTGCTTGCGTGCATTATATTAGTGGGACTGTTTGCTCTGCAACATTGTGGCACCCACAAGGTGGCTTTTCTGTTTGCACCAATTGTTGTCATTTGGTTGATATCAATATTTGGGATAGGCCTATACAATACTATATATTGGAATCCTAAGATTGTGTTTGCACTATCTCCACACTATATCATCAAGTTCTTCAGAGAGACAGGCAAAGATGGTTGGATTGCCCTCGGGGGGATTCTTCTTTCGATTACTG GTACTGAAGCTATGTTTGCAGATCTTGGACATTTCACTGCCTTGTCGATAAGG CTTGCTTTTGCATTAGTTGTGTACCCGTGCTTGGTAGTGCAATACATGGGCCAGGCTGCTTTTCTATCTAAAAACCCGTCATCTATTCCGACAAGTTTCTATGACTCGATTCCAA AGACTTTATTTTGGCCGGTCTTCGTGATTGCCACCTTAGCAGCCATCGTTGGGAGTCAAGCAGTCATCACAGCTACCTTTTCTATTATCAAACAGTGCAATGCCCTTGGTTGCTTCCCACGAGTTAAGATTGTTCACACCTCAAAACACATGTTTGGGCAGATATACATTCCAGAAATAAATTGGATTCTCATGATAATTTGTCTTGCTGTGACTATTGGATTCCGAGATACAACCATGATTGGAAATGCTTATG GCATTGCTTGCATAACTGTTATGTTTGTCTCAACCTGTCTCACAACGCTAGTCATCATTTTCGTATGGCAGAAAAGTATATTTTTTGCTGCAGCATTTTTGCTCTTATTTGGATCAATCGAGGGAGTTTACCTATCTTCTTCATTCACTAAAGTTCCTCAGGGAGGTTGGCTACCACTtgtactttcttttatttttatgggAATCATGTACATCTGGCACTATGGAACTCGCAAGAAGTACAACTTTGATCTTCATAACAAGGTTTCTTTGAAGTGGCTTCTCGCTCTCGGTCCCAGTCTTGGGATTGTCCGCGTGCCTGGGATAGGTCTCATCTACTCAGAACTGGCTACAGGCGTCCCAGCGATCTTTTCCCATTTTGTTACTAATCTCCCGGCATTTCACAAGGTTTTAGTGTTTGTTTGCGTAAAGTCAGTACCAGTTCCGTATGTATCAGCCGAAGAAAGGTTCCTCATTGGCAGGGTCTGCCCTAGGCCTTACAGAATGTACCGTTGCATTGTGAGGTATGGATACAAGGATATCCAACGGGACAATGGAGACTTCGAGAACCAGCTCATACAGAGCATTGCAGAGTTCATCCAGATGGAAGCAGATGAATCTCAGTTCTCGAGCTCCGAGTCTCcatcactggatgggaggatGGCGGTTATCAGCACCAGACCTGTCCAATCAACTTCAAGTTTAATAGTTTCTGAGCAAATGAACTTTGAGATTAGTGAGTCCATTCAAAGCAGCAAATCCTCAACCCTTCAGAGCTTAAGATCCGCATATGAGGAAGAGAACCCGTCTATCAGGAGGAGAGTGAGATTCCAGTTACCACAGAGCCCAGGTATGGATCCTTCTGTGAGGGAAGAACTGACGGATTTGATACAAGCGAAAGAAGCAGGGGTAGCATATATAATGGGACACTCTTATGTAAAGGCTCGAAGGTCGTCATCATTCTTGAAGAAAGCAGTAATTGATATTGGGTATTCATTTCTTCGCAAGAACTGCAGGGGCCCTTCGGTGGCGCTGAACATTCCTCACATCAGCCTTATTGAAGTAGGAATGATTTACTATGTGTAG